In Thermoflexus hugenholtzii JAD2, the following proteins share a genomic window:
- a CDS encoding glycerol-3-phosphate acyltransferase: protein MLAVLLTAYLLGSIPTAYLVARGVAGLDIRTVGDGNPGARNVWLHLGWRWGVLVAILDMLKGYAAVRWAQAMGFAEPYAFLAGVAAVLGHDTSPFLRFRGGQGMATTLGVMLALLPGETLFAIAVFLLAYRLTHRWDESLLAGMIWLPLLPLLQGRELRYVLYPVVLLPTVGIKKGIDTLRRSGGVRRILHLHR, encoded by the coding sequence ATGCTGGCGGTCTTATTGACAGCTTATCTGCTCGGCTCGATCCCAACGGCGTATCTGGTGGCCCGGGGGGTGGCCGGGTTGGACATCCGGACGGTGGGGGATGGGAACCCCGGGGCGCGCAACGTGTGGCTCCACCTGGGATGGCGCTGGGGGGTCCTGGTGGCCATCCTGGATATGCTCAAAGGCTACGCGGCGGTGCGCTGGGCCCAGGCCATGGGCTTCGCGGAACCCTATGCCTTCCTGGCGGGCGTGGCCGCGGTGCTGGGGCACGACACCTCGCCCTTCCTGCGGTTCCGCGGAGGACAGGGGATGGCCACCACTCTGGGGGTGATGCTGGCCCTGCTGCCGGGGGAGACCCTTTTCGCCATCGCCGTGTTCCTGCTGGCCTATCGCCTGACCCACCGCTGGGATGAAAGCCTGCTCGCCGGGATGATCTGGCTGCCGCTTCTGCCACTCCTGCAGGGGCGCGAGCTCCGATACGTGCTCTACCCAGTCGTCCTGCTTCCCACCGTGGGCATCAAGAAGGGGATCGACACGCTTCGGCGCTCCGGGGGCGTCCGACGGATCCTCCATCTCCATCGCTGA
- a CDS encoding retroviral-like aspartic protease family protein, which produces MGLTYIEGIVTGPTGKQASVRFLVDSGATYTLLPHEVWQAIELKPKRSATFVLADGTTIERQISECHIALPQGEGHTPVILGEPGDEAVLGVVTLEILGLVLNPFTRTLQPMRMLLV; this is translated from the coding sequence ATGGGATTGACCTACATTGAGGGGATCGTAACCGGTCCAACAGGGAAACAGGCCTCTGTTCGCTTTCTTGTGGACAGCGGGGCCACCTACACCTTGCTTCCTCATGAAGTCTGGCAGGCCATCGAGCTGAAGCCGAAACGCTCGGCCACGTTCGTCCTGGCGGACGGCACAACCATCGAGCGTCAGATCTCCGAATGCCACATCGCCTTGCCCCAAGGGGAAGGGCATACCCCGGTCATCCTCGGGGAGCCCGGGGACGAGGCCGTGCTGGGGGTGGTGACCCTGGAGATCCTGGGGCTGGTGCTCAATCCGTTCACCCGCACCCTCCAGCCCATGCGAATGCTGCTGGTGTGA
- a CDS encoding glycosyltransferase, with the protein MAVRRVAMLSVHTCPLATLGGKDTGGMNVYVRELTRELARRGIAVDVFTRSQNPHLPHIVHDLGPGGRVIHVPAGPEAPLEKARILPHLPEFVEWVRRFAEREDLTYDVIHSHYWLSGLAALSLRAAWRAPVIHMFHTLGRMKNRVARRPEEQEPPQRLEAERRIVQEVDRLVAATPVEKAQLVWLYGATPSHISVIPPGVDLEQFRPLPKEEARRVLGFPPDRRYVLFVGRIEPLKGLETLMRAVAILAQECPTWTRDFAVVIIGGDPDASADAEMRRLQQLREDLGISDLVTFLGAKAQETLPYYYNAADVVVMPSDYESFGLVALEAMACGTPVIASEVGGLVYLVRHGETGLRVPRRQPIALARALDRLLRDEALRRRMGESGRRWAQEFAWPLIADRILGLYQEVLKAHRARSQRLICYRRGPAWVG; encoded by the coding sequence ATGGCGGTGCGCCGCGTGGCCATGCTCAGTGTGCACACCTGCCCCCTGGCGACCCTGGGCGGTAAGGACACGGGGGGCATGAACGTTTACGTGCGGGAGCTGACCCGGGAGCTGGCCCGCCGGGGCATCGCGGTGGATGTGTTCACCCGCTCCCAGAACCCGCATCTCCCCCACATCGTCCATGATCTGGGCCCCGGCGGACGGGTGATCCACGTCCCAGCCGGGCCGGAGGCCCCTCTGGAGAAGGCCCGCATCCTTCCGCACCTGCCGGAGTTCGTCGAGTGGGTTCGGCGCTTCGCGGAGCGGGAGGACCTCACGTACGATGTGATCCACAGCCATTACTGGCTCTCTGGCCTGGCGGCCCTGTCTTTGCGGGCGGCCTGGCGCGCGCCGGTGATCCACATGTTCCACACACTGGGTCGGATGAAGAACCGGGTCGCCCGGCGGCCGGAGGAGCAGGAGCCTCCCCAGCGTCTGGAGGCGGAGCGGCGGATCGTCCAGGAGGTCGATCGGCTGGTGGCCGCCACTCCCGTGGAGAAGGCCCAGCTGGTCTGGCTGTATGGCGCCACGCCCTCCCACATCTCCGTGATCCCGCCGGGGGTGGATCTCGAGCAGTTCCGCCCCCTTCCCAAAGAGGAAGCGCGGCGGGTGCTGGGGTTTCCTCCAGACCGACGCTACGTCCTCTTCGTGGGGCGGATCGAGCCGTTGAAGGGGCTGGAGACGTTGATGCGGGCGGTGGCCATCCTGGCCCAGGAGTGCCCGACCTGGACGCGGGATTTCGCAGTGGTGATCATCGGCGGCGATCCCGACGCCTCCGCGGATGCGGAGATGCGCCGGCTGCAGCAGCTGCGGGAGGATCTGGGGATCTCGGATCTGGTGACCTTCCTGGGGGCGAAGGCCCAGGAGACCCTGCCATATTATTACAATGCGGCGGATGTGGTGGTGATGCCCTCGGACTATGAGTCCTTCGGCCTGGTGGCCCTGGAGGCCATGGCCTGCGGCACACCGGTCATTGCCTCGGAGGTCGGCGGGCTGGTCTATCTGGTCCGCCACGGGGAGACCGGCCTGCGGGTGCCCCGGCGTCAGCCCATCGCCCTGGCCCGGGCTCTGGACCGCTTGTTGCGGGATGAGGCGCTGCGGCGGCGGATGGGGGAGAGCGGCCGCCGCTGGGCCCAGGAGTTCGCCTGGCCCCTCATTGCCGATCGCATCCTGGGGCTTTACCAGGAGGTCCTGAAGGCCCATCGGGCTCGATCCCAGCGCCTGATTTGTTACCGGCGCGGGCCGGCCTGGGTGGGATGA
- a CDS encoding nucleotidyltransferase domain-containing protein, with amino-acid sequence MPGGSWSSCSKAWESSPQASAIRSFLERIRELEPDAVFLFGSLARGDYLDTSDADLLVLFSRPMPYAEVDRRAHGNLHILVETWEKVRRQVQEGEPFYLEIVLEGCLLEEREGRGRALIEAARETVLSMGFRRIPGGWAWSPSAQTQTASEETP; translated from the coding sequence ATGCCGGGCGGATCATGGAGTTCGTGCAGCAAAGCCTGGGAGAGTAGCCCTCAGGCTTCAGCCATCCGCTCCTTTCTGGAACGCATCCGGGAGCTGGAGCCCGACGCAGTTTTTCTGTTCGGTTCGCTGGCACGGGGCGATTACCTGGACACCAGCGACGCGGATCTGCTGGTCCTGTTCTCCCGGCCGATGCCCTATGCGGAGGTAGATCGACGGGCACACGGGAACCTCCATATCCTGGTGGAAACCTGGGAGAAAGTGCGGCGGCAGGTCCAGGAGGGAGAGCCTTTCTACCTGGAGATCGTATTGGAGGGATGCCTGCTGGAGGAACGGGAGGGACGGGGTCGGGCCCTTATCGAGGCAGCACGGGAAACTGTCCTCTCCATGGGATTCCGCCGCATTCCTGGAGGGTGGGCCTGGTCACCCTCTGCTCAAACCCAGACCGCATCGGAGGAGACGCCATGA
- a CDS encoding succinate dehydrogenase iron-sulfur subunit, protein MKVRLRIQRFNPEKDRKPWWGEYEVEAEPVDRVLDALHYVKWYIDGTLTLRRSCAHGICGSDAMRINGRNRLACKVLVREALAEGRGVITVQPLPGLPVIKDLVVDMEPFFAKYRMIMPYLVNNDPPPERERLQTPEERERYDDTTKCILCAACTTSCPSFWANGEYIGPAAIVQAHRFIFDSRDQAAAERLRILNEWFGVWRCRTIFNCVEACPRGIQITRAIEEVKQAILTGRLG, encoded by the coding sequence ATGAAGGTCCGGCTGCGCATCCAGCGGTTCAACCCGGAGAAGGACCGCAAGCCGTGGTGGGGGGAATACGAGGTCGAAGCGGAGCCGGTGGATCGGGTGCTGGACGCCCTCCACTACGTTAAGTGGTATATCGATGGCACCCTGACCCTCCGACGTTCCTGCGCCCACGGCATCTGCGGCTCGGACGCCATGCGCATCAACGGCCGCAACCGCCTGGCCTGCAAGGTCCTGGTGCGGGAAGCCCTCGCCGAAGGGCGCGGGGTGATCACCGTCCAGCCTCTGCCTGGCCTCCCGGTGATCAAGGACCTGGTTGTCGACATGGAGCCCTTCTTCGCCAAATACCGGATGATCATGCCGTATCTCGTCAACAACGATCCGCCGCCGGAGCGGGAGCGCCTGCAGACGCCGGAGGAGCGCGAGCGCTACGACGACACCACCAAGTGCATCCTGTGCGCGGCGTGCACCACGTCCTGTCCGTCCTTCTGGGCCAACGGGGAATACATCGGGCCGGCGGCCATCGTCCAGGCCCACCGTTTCATCTTCGACAGCCGGGATCAGGCGGCGGCGGAGCGGCTGCGCATCCTCAACGAGTGGTTCGGGGTCTGGCGCTGCCGCACCATCTTCAACTGCGTGGAGGCCTGCCCGCGGGGCATCCAGATCACGCGGGCCATCGAGGAGGTCAAACAGGCCATCCTGACCGGACGGCTGGGGTGA
- a CDS encoding MoaD/ThiS family protein, with the protein MVRLIYRNQVFEVPAGLTVREAMKQVGLNPEITLAVREGKLLHENTVLQDGDEVRLVAVISGGGG; encoded by the coding sequence ATGGTTCGCCTGATCTATCGCAACCAGGTGTTCGAAGTGCCGGCCGGCCTGACCGTCCGAGAGGCCATGAAACAGGTGGGCCTCAACCCGGAGATCACGCTGGCCGTCCGGGAGGGGAAGCTGCTGCATGAGAACACCGTTCTGCAGGACGGAGATGAGGTCCGGCTGGTCGCCGTGATCTCCGGGGGCGGGGGCTGA
- the hisS gene encoding histidine--tRNA ligase, giving the protein MEPRLPRGMRDILPEQMMLRRYVIRSFEEIFEAYGFEPLQTPALELRETLMGKYGSDAEKLIYDARHREGKEELSLRYDLSVPLARVVAMYPNLPRPFKRYQIAPVWRAERPQKGRYREFYQCDADIVGTSSMAADAEIISLIHEALTRLGFRNFVILLNDRKLLTGLGRYSGVPEPLLGSLYRAIDKFDRLGLEGVREEMRRYGIPEEAIARMLDLLQIEGDHTEILGELSRRMQAAEIPEGLEGIRELETLLRFVEAMGVPSERYRISFTMVRGLEYYTGPIFETVVTEPRIGSITGGGRYDGLVGLFARQSVPMTGTSFGIERIIDVIQELGMAPPDLPRTPVQILVTVFDEPRMGASIALAQAFRRAGLKAMLYFEPRRLEAQLRYAHQKGIPFVAILGPDEEARGVVTVRDMGSGEQRTLPPEEAARWIRQSLGGKGDGR; this is encoded by the coding sequence ATGGAACCCCGTCTGCCCCGCGGGATGCGGGACATCCTTCCCGAGCAGATGATGTTGCGCCGGTATGTGATCCGGTCTTTCGAAGAGATCTTCGAGGCCTACGGCTTCGAGCCGCTCCAGACCCCGGCCCTGGAGCTGCGCGAGACGCTGATGGGCAAATACGGGTCGGACGCGGAGAAGCTGATCTACGACGCCCGCCACCGGGAGGGCAAGGAGGAGCTCAGCCTGCGCTACGACCTCTCGGTCCCCCTGGCCCGGGTGGTGGCGATGTATCCGAACCTCCCCCGGCCCTTCAAGCGCTACCAGATCGCCCCGGTGTGGCGGGCGGAGCGTCCCCAGAAGGGGCGCTACCGGGAGTTCTACCAGTGCGACGCCGACATCGTGGGCACCTCCTCGATGGCTGCGGACGCCGAGATCATCTCCCTGATCCACGAGGCCCTCACCCGCCTGGGCTTCCGGAACTTCGTCATCCTGCTCAACGACCGCAAGCTGCTGACCGGCCTCGGCCGTTACTCCGGGGTCCCGGAGCCCTTGCTGGGGAGCCTCTACCGGGCCATCGACAAGTTCGACCGCCTGGGTCTGGAGGGCGTCCGGGAGGAGATGCGCCGGTATGGGATCCCCGAGGAAGCCATCGCCCGCATGCTGGACCTGCTCCAGATCGAAGGGGATCACACGGAGATCCTGGGGGAGCTGTCCCGCCGGATGCAGGCAGCGGAGATCCCGGAGGGCCTGGAAGGGATCCGGGAACTGGAGACGTTGCTTCGGTTCGTGGAGGCCATGGGGGTGCCTTCGGAGCGCTACCGGATCTCCTTCACCATGGTGCGGGGCCTGGAGTATTACACCGGCCCCATCTTCGAGACGGTGGTCACCGAGCCGAGGATCGGCTCCATCACCGGGGGCGGCCGCTACGACGGCCTGGTGGGCCTGTTCGCCAGGCAGAGCGTGCCGATGACCGGGACCAGCTTCGGCATCGAGCGGATCATCGATGTGATCCAGGAGCTGGGGATGGCCCCACCGGACCTGCCCCGCACGCCGGTGCAGATCCTGGTGACCGTCTTCGACGAGCCCCGCATGGGGGCCTCCATCGCCCTCGCCCAGGCCTTCCGCCGGGCGGGGCTGAAGGCGATGCTCTACTTCGAGCCCCGCCGCCTGGAGGCCCAACTGCGCTACGCCCATCAGAAGGGCATCCCCTTCGTGGCCATCCTCGGCCCGGACGAGGAAGCCCGGGGCGTGGTCACCGTCCGGGACATGGGGAGCGGGGAACAGCGGACGTTGCCTCCTGAGGAGGCAGCCCGCTGGATCCGGCAGAGCCTGGGAGGGAAAGGCGATGGCCGATGA
- a CDS encoding succinate dehydrogenase, with amino-acid sequence MAAIPKAVPRTVPAIRPRLEVWLWTFMRVSGVLLIPLAFGHLAIMHIINNVHDINACFVYYRWNVLFWWRVYDALLLFLAYIHGLNGLRYVIDDYVHHRGWNRALKWIAFIGGSLVILVGAIALIGGVRVTALPQGCPPIR; translated from the coding sequence ATGGCGGCCATCCCGAAAGCTGTCCCGCGGACCGTCCCGGCGATCCGCCCCCGCCTGGAGGTCTGGCTGTGGACCTTCATGCGGGTCTCCGGTGTGCTGCTGATCCCGCTGGCCTTCGGCCACCTGGCGATCATGCACATCATCAATAACGTCCATGACATCAACGCCTGCTTCGTGTATTACCGATGGAACGTCCTCTTCTGGTGGCGGGTGTATGATGCCCTGCTTCTCTTCCTGGCCTACATCCATGGCTTGAACGGCCTGCGCTATGTGATCGATGATTACGTGCATCACCGGGGCTGGAACCGGGCGCTGAAGTGGATCGCGTTCATCGGAGGATCGCTGGTGATCCTGGTGGGAGCCATCGCCCTCATCGGCGGGGTGCGGGTCACCGCTCTGCCTCAGGGATGCCCGCCGATCCGTTAG
- the sdhA gene encoding succinate dehydrogenase flavoprotein subunit — MKVHRHQFDAVVVGAGGAGLMAALYASKQVKTAVLSKLYPTRSHTGTAQGGIAAPLGNMEEDRPEWYAYDTVKGGDWLVDQDAAEILAYESIEAIIELEHMGLPFDRTPDGKIAQRRFGGHTRNFGEAPVMRACHSADRTGHMILQTLYQQCIKHNVHFFDEFFVTDLILEDGVVRGVVAIEIATGDIHVFHSKAVLFATGGAGRIYKVTSNAHSLTGDGMAIVWRRGLPLEDMEFFQFHPTGIYKLGILLSEAARGEGAVLINDKGERFMERYAPTLKDLASRDVISRAIYMEIREGRGIGGKDYVYLDMRPETINRLKSAPGGREVTPEYLEQKLPDIIEFVRVYLGIDPMREPVPIQPTAHYAMGGIPTDVDGRVIRDERNTPVPGLYAAGEVACVSVHGANRLGTNSLVDLVVFGRRAGRHMAEYCQQADFAPLPPEPEAFTVEMVERIRNGTGEERVPLIRNELQETMQTYVSVFREASGLETAIEKIRELQERYRHIRIDDKGERFNTDLLEAIELGFLLDVAEATAFSALNRTESRGAHYREDYPKRDDENWLKHTLIWRQDGRVTFAYKPVVITKWPPKERKY, encoded by the coding sequence ATGAAAGTCCATCGGCATCAATTCGACGCGGTAGTGGTGGGCGCGGGAGGGGCCGGCCTGATGGCCGCCCTCTACGCCTCCAAGCAGGTTAAGACCGCGGTCCTCAGCAAGCTCTACCCCACCCGTTCCCACACCGGGACGGCCCAGGGGGGCATCGCCGCGCCCCTGGGGAACATGGAGGAGGACCGACCGGAGTGGTATGCCTACGACACCGTGAAAGGCGGGGACTGGCTGGTGGACCAGGACGCGGCGGAGATCCTGGCCTATGAGTCCATCGAGGCCATCATCGAGCTGGAGCACATGGGCCTGCCCTTCGACCGGACGCCCGACGGCAAGATCGCCCAGCGCCGGTTCGGCGGGCACACGCGCAACTTCGGCGAGGCGCCGGTCATGCGGGCCTGCCACTCCGCCGACCGCACCGGTCACATGATCCTCCAGACCCTCTACCAGCAGTGCATCAAGCACAACGTCCACTTCTTCGACGAGTTCTTCGTCACCGACCTGATCTTGGAGGACGGGGTGGTTCGCGGGGTGGTGGCCATCGAGATCGCCACCGGGGACATCCACGTCTTCCACAGCAAGGCGGTGCTCTTCGCCACAGGGGGCGCCGGTCGGATCTACAAGGTGACCTCCAACGCCCACTCCCTCACCGGCGACGGGATGGCCATCGTGTGGCGCCGCGGGCTCCCCCTGGAGGACATGGAGTTCTTCCAGTTCCACCCGACCGGCATCTACAAGCTGGGGATCCTGCTGAGCGAGGCCGCCCGGGGCGAGGGGGCGGTGCTGATCAACGATAAAGGCGAGCGCTTCATGGAGCGCTACGCCCCCACTCTGAAGGACCTAGCCAGCCGCGACGTGATCTCCCGGGCCATCTACATGGAGATCCGGGAGGGCCGCGGCATCGGCGGAAAGGATTACGTCTATCTGGACATGCGGCCGGAGACCATCAACCGCCTCAAGAGCGCGCCGGGCGGCCGGGAGGTCACGCCGGAATACCTGGAGCAGAAGCTCCCGGACATCATCGAGTTCGTCCGCGTCTACCTGGGCATCGACCCCATGCGGGAGCCGGTCCCCATCCAGCCTACCGCCCACTACGCCATGGGCGGCATCCCCACCGACGTGGACGGCCGGGTGATCCGCGATGAGCGCAACACCCCGGTCCCGGGCCTCTACGCCGCCGGGGAGGTCGCCTGCGTCTCCGTGCACGGGGCCAACCGCCTGGGGACCAACTCCCTGGTCGACCTGGTGGTCTTCGGCCGGCGGGCGGGCCGCCACATGGCGGAATACTGCCAGCAGGCAGACTTCGCCCCGCTCCCGCCGGAGCCGGAGGCCTTCACGGTGGAGATGGTGGAGCGCATCCGCAACGGGACGGGCGAGGAGCGCGTGCCCCTCATCCGGAACGAGCTCCAGGAGACCATGCAGACCTATGTGAGCGTGTTCCGGGAGGCCAGCGGCCTGGAGACCGCCATCGAGAAGATCCGGGAGCTGCAGGAACGCTACCGCCACATCCGTATCGACGATAAGGGCGAGCGCTTCAACACCGACCTCCTGGAGGCCATCGAGCTGGGCTTCCTGCTGGACGTAGCGGAGGCCACCGCCTTCAGCGCCCTGAACCGCACCGAGAGCCGGGGCGCCCACTATCGGGAAGATTACCCCAAGCGGGACGACGAGAACTGGCTGAAGCACACCTTGATCTGGCGCCAGGATGGCCGAGTGACCTTCGCCTACAAGCCGGTGGTCATCACCAAGTGGCCGCCGAAGGAGCGGAAGTATTGA
- a CDS encoding class I SAM-dependent methyltransferase, producing the protein MGERGLRVIREFQSYYDDLNGVRRAIVQRIPIAPGERWLDVGTGDGWFALEIEKAGSPGVVVGIDLARCEVELARQHARDLSSRSSVFVQMDAYRLAFPSETFDGVGTFLALQDICLDLPSLHRFLGEIRRVLKPGGWLALATTTPEDAETPSQRLALEIYQYIRAGFFTKAEIRAALERMGFQVEQVEFYPTGVNLDPDEARAFIQFECDWLERAYGWRNKPDWRAVWARFEPRIRELGGLEVDAKVTFFLARKARSPEPLRAAPVSASAEVHA; encoded by the coding sequence ATGGGGGAGCGTGGCCTGCGTGTGATCCGGGAGTTCCAGAGCTACTACGATGATCTCAACGGGGTGCGTCGGGCGATCGTCCAGCGGATCCCCATCGCCCCCGGGGAGCGCTGGCTGGACGTCGGGACCGGGGATGGATGGTTCGCGTTGGAGATCGAGAAGGCCGGATCCCCGGGGGTGGTGGTGGGGATCGACCTGGCCCGCTGCGAGGTGGAGCTGGCCCGACAGCACGCCCGGGATCTCTCATCTCGCTCCAGCGTCTTCGTTCAAATGGACGCCTACCGGCTGGCCTTCCCCAGCGAGACGTTCGATGGGGTGGGGACGTTCCTGGCGCTCCAGGACATCTGCCTGGATCTCCCGAGCTTGCACCGTTTCCTTGGGGAGATCCGTCGGGTCCTGAAGCCGGGAGGATGGCTGGCCCTGGCCACCACCACCCCGGAGGACGCGGAGACGCCCTCCCAGCGGCTCGCCCTCGAGATCTATCAATACATCCGGGCCGGGTTCTTCACCAAAGCGGAGATCCGGGCTGCCCTCGAGCGAATGGGGTTTCAGGTGGAGCAAGTGGAGTTCTACCCCACCGGGGTGAACCTGGATCCGGATGAGGCAAGGGCCTTCATCCAGTTCGAGTGCGACTGGCTGGAGCGCGCCTACGGATGGCGGAACAAGCCGGACTGGCGGGCCGTCTGGGCCCGCTTTGAGCCCCGCATCCGGGAGCTGGGCGGGCTGGAGGTGGACGCCAAGGTGACGTTCTTCCTGGCCCGCAAGGCCCGCTCCCCGGAGCCGCTCCGGGCGGCTCCCGTTTCCGCTTCCGCCGAAGTCCACGCATAG
- a CDS encoding HEPN domain-containing protein has translation MPSRYRDWLAQGLRDLKAARSMLDEGFYEWAAFQAHQAAEKGLKALLRFHHREYRGHRLVAMLEELAQQTHIPEALFEAARELDLHYMGSRYPNHFAEGYPAQYYDRNIAQRCVDYAGRIMEFVQQSLGE, from the coding sequence ATGCCCTCCCGCTATCGGGACTGGCTGGCCCAGGGGCTTCGGGATCTGAAGGCCGCCCGCTCCATGCTGGATGAGGGCTTCTACGAGTGGGCGGCCTTCCAGGCTCACCAGGCGGCCGAGAAGGGGCTGAAAGCGCTGCTCCGTTTCCACCATCGCGAGTATCGAGGGCATCGTCTGGTGGCTATGCTTGAGGAGCTCGCCCAACAGACCCACATCCCCGAAGCGCTGTTCGAGGCGGCTCGGGAGCTGGACCTGCATTACATGGGCTCGCGTTATCCAAATCATTTCGCGGAAGGCTACCCGGCTCAATACTATGATCGGAACATCGCTCAGCGGTGCGTGGATTATGCCGGGCGGATCATGGAGTTCGTGCAGCAAAGCCTGGGAGAGTAG
- a CDS encoding succinate dehydrogenase, with amino-acid sequence MAGSETVLPKGTRNRWRTLEWAWAPASGLSAVVREIPQYRGRIHQWAWVANRVAGLGTLLFLTIHVLDTSLVYFAPTWYEHALALYRHPIFGLGELILVGCVLWHGLNGLRIAISDFRPRLWAAETQARLILWTLIAFLVLYIPTFFIMGNVILQKGILGR; translated from the coding sequence ATGGCGGGCTCAGAGACGGTCCTTCCGAAGGGAACGCGGAACCGATGGCGGACCCTGGAATGGGCGTGGGCGCCGGCATCTGGGCTGAGCGCGGTGGTTCGGGAGATCCCGCAGTATCGGGGCCGGATCCACCAGTGGGCCTGGGTGGCCAACCGGGTGGCCGGGCTGGGAACCCTCCTCTTCCTCACGATCCACGTCCTGGACACCTCCCTCGTCTATTTCGCCCCCACCTGGTATGAGCACGCCCTTGCCCTGTATCGGCATCCGATCTTCGGCCTGGGCGAGCTGATCCTGGTGGGCTGCGTCCTCTGGCACGGCCTGAACGGCCTGCGCATCGCGATCAGCGACTTCCGGCCCCGCCTGTGGGCCGCGGAGACCCAGGCCCGGTTGATCCTGTGGACCCTCATCGCCTTCCTCGTCCTCTACATCCCCACTTTCTTCATCATGGGCAACGTCATCCTGCAAAAAGGCATCCTGGGGAGGTAA
- a CDS encoding DUF4126 domain-containing protein produces MDAAYTVLSAFGLAAAAGLNAYVPLLVVALLARFTDWVRLAPPYDTLTHPAIIGLLLVLALIEFLADKIPAVDAANDLLQTVIRPAAGAILFGAQTGAIRALHPALALACGLLIAGGIHGLKATLRRAVQAGAPPLAPLTTPLLSLLEDLAALALSLIALLAAWLILAGAILIAAVALRRIQGFCNLRLRR; encoded by the coding sequence ATGGATGCCGCCTATACGGTCCTTTCGGCCTTCGGGCTGGCGGCGGCCGCCGGCCTGAACGCTTATGTTCCATTGCTCGTCGTGGCCCTGCTGGCCCGCTTCACCGACTGGGTCCGGCTCGCGCCGCCCTATGACACGCTGACCCATCCGGCGATCATCGGCCTGCTCCTCGTTCTGGCCCTCATCGAGTTCCTGGCCGATAAGATCCCAGCCGTGGACGCCGCCAACGACCTCCTGCAGACGGTGATCCGTCCGGCCGCGGGAGCGATCCTCTTCGGGGCGCAGACCGGGGCGATCCGCGCGCTGCACCCGGCCCTGGCGCTGGCCTGCGGCCTGCTCATCGCCGGGGGGATCCACGGGCTGAAGGCCACCCTCCGGCGGGCCGTGCAGGCGGGCGCCCCACCCCTGGCTCCGCTGACCACGCCGCTCCTCAGCCTCCTGGAGGATCTGGCCGCGCTGGCCCTCAGCCTGATCGCTCTCCTGGCGGCGTGGCTGATCCTCGCCGGGGCGATCCTGATCGCGGCCGTGGCGCTCCGGCGCATTCAGGGCTTTTGCAACCTGAGACTCCGACGATAG